The Candidatus Methylomirabilota bacterium nucleotide sequence CGAGCTCGTCGACGCTCCGAAACAGGTTTTCGTTGAGCTCGACCTTCTCGACCTCGGCCGCCACCTCCTCGTCCGGCTCCAGTCCGGTGGGGAAGCGGCAGAGCAGGTTGAAATGGTCCTCGAGGATCAGCGCGGCCTCTCCGACGGCGTCCTCCGGCGAGACGCTGGCGTTGGTCCAGATCTCGATCACGAGCCGCTCGGACCCCGGATGGCGCTTGGCGGGCTCGACGTCGAAGTTCACCCGGCGAACCGGCGAGAAGTCGGCGTCCAGCAGCAGGACGTTCACCGGCAAGCCCTCGAGCTCGCGCTTCTCGGCAGGCACGTAGCCGCGGCCCTTCTCGACCTGGACCTCCATGGCGAGGACGCCGTCGCGGTCGAGCGTGGCCAGCGGCTGGTCGGGGTTCAGCACCTCGATGTCGGCATCCGTCTGGAAGTCCGACGCCTTCACGACGCCAGGGCCGGTCGCCCGGAGCTGGATCAGGCGACTCCGCTCCCCGTGGAGCTTGAACACGACCTTCCGGATGTTGTTCAGCACGTCGAGGGTGTCTTCCATCATTCCCGGAAGGAACGAGAACTCGTGCAGGACGTTCTCGATCTTGACCCACGTCGGCGCGGCGCCCTCGATCGAGGAGAGGAGGACCCGGCGGAACGCGTTGCCGATGGTGAGCGCGAAGCCAAGCTCGAAGGGCTCGACCACGAACTTCCCGTGCTCGGCCTGGACCTCCTGCCACTCGTGCTTGCGGGGGAGCTGGAGCGTCGTCATGCAACCTCCTCTGTCCTCGGCTGGTCGGAGTAGGAGACGAACGTTCATTATAGCCTGGGAGGTCGCTTCATGGAAGGGCTTGGTTGACACGCGGGACAGCGCTCTCTAGAATCAAGCGTGATTCCGGCATTCGGCCACGCTCGGGCGACCGGGTAGAGGGTTGGCGGACAGCCGCGGCCCTCGCCGGCGACGTGGCGTACCCGATGGAGCGAGAACCGACGCCCCCCACGGAGCACCGCCGGCCGCGGCGCCGGCGGGCCATTCTCTTCGTCGCGGCGCTCCTCTTCGTCCTCGGCGCGATCGAGGTCGGACGCGCCCTCGTCCCGCCTCCGGCCCTCCGGGCCGGCGCCCGGACGGTGGAGATCCCGCCCCAGCATGGCCTCCTCGACATCGCGCGAATCCTGTCCGAGGAGGGCGTGATCCGGAGCCGCGTGGCGTTCGTCGGCCTCGCGGTCCTGCGCGGGACGGCGCGATCGCTGAAGGCGGGGGAGTACGAGATCCCCCAGGGCGCCACCGTCTTGACCACCCTCGAGCTCCTCGAGGTGGGAAAGGTCAAGCCGCACCTGATCGTCGTCCCGGAGGGCTTCACGGTGCGGGAGCTGGCGCGACAGCTCGAGACGGAGGGAATCGCTCCCGCGGCGGATGTCCTGAGCGTGGCCCAGAGCCCGTCCTTCGCCCAGAACCTCGGGATCGAGGCTGACGGGGTCGAGGGCTACCTCTTCCCCGATACCTATCGGGTGACCAAAGGGATGCGCGTCGAGGAGGTTCTGGGCCGGATGGTGCATCGCTTCCGCGAGAAGGTGGCGACTCCTGACGTCCTGACGCGGGCCGCGGCGCGAGGGCTGACGCTCCACGAGCTCCTCACGCTCGCCTCGATCATCGAGAAGGAGACGGGCGTCCCCGAGGAGCGCTCCCTCATCGCCGGGGTCTTCTGGAACCGTCTCCAGCGCGACATGCCGCTCCAGGCCGATCCCACGGTGGCCTATGCGGTCGGCAAGGACGGCCGGGCGCCGACGCGGGAGGACCTCCAGATCGATCATCCGTTCAACACGTATCGGAACCGGGGGCTGCCGCCCGGCCCGATCGGCAACCCCGGGCGGGCGTCGGTCGAGGCCGCCCTCGAGCCCGCCAAAGTACCTTATCTCTACTTCGTCTCGATCGACGACCGCCGGCATCAGTTCTCGGCGACACTCGAGGAGCACAACCACGCGGTCGCCCGTTATCGCCAGAGTCGCGGCCGTCCCGGCGCCCTTTGACCCTTGCGTCGCCTAGTTGACGGTGCTATAAACCCACGTGGACCGCATCCCGATGAGCCAGACCCACGGGCAGACGCCGTCCACCTCGCCGTCCGCCCCGGTCGCCCCACCGGAGGCGCTCCCCGCCCTCTACGCGGGCCTCCGCTATCTCCTCCGGCCGATGCTCCGGCGCTTCTTCGACTTCCGCGTGGCCGGCCTCGAGCACATCCCGCGCTCCGGCCCCTTCATCGTCGCCGCCAATCATGTCAACTATCTCGACGGCGTCCTCCTCGGCGTCGCCTTGCCGCGGAAGATCGTGTTCCTGGTGATGCCGCGCGTCTATCGCGCCACTCCGCTCCATCCCTACTTCCACCGGCACGTGGGCTCGATCCCGATCGAGCTCGCGCGGCCCGACCCCGGGGCCATCCGGCGCGCCCTGCGTGTCCTGGAAAGAGGCGGCGTGGTCGGGATCTTCCCCGAGGGGCCCTTCAGCCGCAACGGCGGGCTGGTGCGCGGTCAGGCGGGCGTGGCCCTGGTCGCGCTCCGGGCGGGCGTGCCCGTGGTGCCGGCGGCGATCACCGGCACGTTCCAGGCGCTCGCGGCGCGGCCCTGGCACATCCCGCGTCCGGTCCCGCTTCGGGTCCGCTTCGGCCGGGCGCTCCGGTTCACGCCCTTCACGCGCCCGCGGCTCACCCAGACCGTGCGCGAGGACGTGACGAGCCGGATCATGGCGGAGATTGCCGCGCTCCTCGCCGACGAACAGCGCGGCCTGGGCCGCGTGCCGGGACCGGTTGGCGCGCCGTGACGGCGGCCGGTCCGCCCGGGACGCCGTGGGGGGGACGATTCACCGCGCCGCCCGACGCGACGGCCCAGGTCTTCACCGCCTCCCTGCCCTTCGATCATCGGCTGTGGTCGGTCGACATCCAGGGGAGCGAGGCCTGGGCGCGCGCCCTGGCCCAGGGCGGTGTGCTCTCGGCGGTCGAGCTCGAGCGAATCCTGGACGGTCTCGCGGCAGTCCGCAGCGAGCTCGCCGCCGGGACGTTCCCGTTCCGCCTCGAGCTGGAAGACATCCACATGAACATCGAACGCCGGCTCACCGAGAAGATCGGGCCGGTGGGCGGTAAGCTCCACACCGGCCGCTCGCGCAACGACCAGATCGCGCTCGACATGCGGCTGTGGCTCCGGTCGGAGATCGATGCGATCCAGGGGGCGCTCCGGGACCTCCAGGCCGCCCTTCTCACCCAGGCCGAGCAGCACCGCGACTGCCCCATGCCCGGCTACACGCATCTCCAGCGTGCCCAGCCCATTCTGGTGGCCCACCACCTGCTCGCCTACGTCTTCATGCTGCAGCGGGACCGCGGCCGATACGCGGACACGCGGCGCCGGCTCGACGTGCTGCCGCTCGGCGCGGGGGCGCTGGCCGGCACCACCGTCCCCGTCGATCGCCACGCGCTGGCCCGGGACCTCGGCTTCGCCGCCCCGAGCCCCAACAGCATGGACGCCGTCTCCGATCGCGACTTCGCCCTCGAGTTCCTCGCCGCCTCGGCCATCCTCGCCATGCACCTCTCCCGCCTGTGCGAGGAGATCGTCCTCTGGGCGTCCGCGGAGTTCGGCTTCGTCGACCTGCCCGATGCCTACGCGACCGGATCCTCGATCATGCCGCAGAAGAAGAACCCCGACATCGCCGAGCTGGTCCGCGGCAAGACCGGCCGTGTCTACGGGAACCTCATGCGCCTGCTGACGGTCATGAAGGGGCTGCCGCTCGCCTATCATTCCGACATGCAGGAGGACAAGGAGGGGTTCTTCGACGCGGCCGATACCGTGCGGGCATGCCTCGGCATCCTGGCGCCGCTGGTGCACGCGCTCCGCTTCCGTCGCGAGCGGCTCCGCGCGCTGGCCGGCGAAGGATACTCGACGGCGACCGACCTGGCCGACTACCTGGTGCGGAAGGGCGTGCCGTTCCGCGAGGCGCACGAGGTCGTGGGCAAGGCGGTGGCGCTCGCGCTCGAGCGCGGCATCGGGCTCCACGAGCTGCCGCTCGGGGAGCTGCACACCCTGTCGCCGCTCTTCGAGGTGGACTTCCGCGAGGCCGTCAGCGTCGAGGCGTCGCTGGCCGCGCGCCGGGCCTACGGGGGAACCGCCCCCGCCGCCGTCGAGCGGGAGCTGGTGGAGGCGCGCTCGCTCGTGGAGGCGCCGTGAGCCGCCCGGAGGTGGCGCGGTGAGCGGCCGCGCCCGGGCCGCGCTCATCCTCGGCCTCCTGCTGCCCCTGGCCCTGGCGGCCTGCGGTCGCCGCGGGCCGCCCGTCGCGCCCGAGCGGCGCCTTCCGGCGGCGATCCAGGACCTCTCGGCGGCGGTCGTCGGCGAGGGGGTGCGGCTCCAGTGGACACTGCCCCGCATCCGCGTCGACCGGGGGCCGATCCAGGAGCTGCGACGCACCGAGGTCTACCGGCGGCTCGAGCAGGACGGCGAGGAGACGCCGCGGCGGCCCGCCATCCTGACGTTCGGAGGGCTGTTCGGCCCGCCGGGGGCCGTGGCCGGCTTCGACCGCGTCGCCAACATCAGGCTGGCCGAGCCGGCGCCGGCGGAGGTCACGGGCAACCAGGTCACGTATACCGACACCCAGGGGCTCGGCTTCGGCGAGCGCTACACCTACGTGGTGCTCGCCATCGATGCCCAGGGGCGCCCGAGCCCTCCGTCGAACCGGGTGACCATCGACCGGGATGCCCCTCCGCGGCCGCCGGCTGCCGTGACCGCGCTGGCCGGCGACAGCGAGGTGCGCCTCAGCTGGCGGGTGCCCGAGACCCTCGAAGACGGCTCACGCCCACGGGGGCGAATCTTCTACAACGTATTTCGGACCACCTCGCCCGAAGCCCGTCCGACGAGTCCGGTCAATCCCGAGCCGATTCCCACGCCGAGCTACGTCGACCTCACGGCGCAGAACGACACGACATACTACTACTCGATCCGGGCGCTCCTGGGTGTCGGCGGCCCGACCAGCCGGCCCACCGAGGTGGTCGCGGCCACGCCGGAGGATCGGACCCCGCCGGCCCAGCCGC carries:
- a CDS encoding DNA-directed RNA polymerase subunit alpha, with protein sequence MTTLQLPRKHEWQEVQAEHGKFVVEPFELGFALTIGNAFRRVLLSSIEGAAPTWVKIENVLHEFSFLPGMMEDTLDVLNNIRKVVFKLHGERSRLIQLRATGPGVVKASDFQTDADIEVLNPDQPLATLDRDGVLAMEVQVEKGRGYVPAEKRELEGLPVNVLLLDADFSPVRRVNFDVEPAKRHPGSERLVIEIWTNASVSPEDAVGEAALILEDHFNLLCRFPTGLEPDEEVAAEVEKVELNENLFRSVDELELSVRAYNCLKTANIRTIADLVQKSEAELLKTKNFGKKSLNEIKSILGEMGLSLGMRLDPAELERLKAQHERAFEA
- the mltG gene encoding endolytic transglycosylase MltG; amino-acid sequence: MEREPTPPTEHRRPRRRRAILFVAALLFVLGAIEVGRALVPPPALRAGARTVEIPPQHGLLDIARILSEEGVIRSRVAFVGLAVLRGTARSLKAGEYEIPQGATVLTTLELLEVGKVKPHLIVVPEGFTVRELARQLETEGIAPAADVLSVAQSPSFAQNLGIEADGVEGYLFPDTYRVTKGMRVEEVLGRMVHRFREKVATPDVLTRAAARGLTLHELLTLASIIEKETGVPEERSLIAGVFWNRLQRDMPLQADPTVAYAVGKDGRAPTREDLQIDHPFNTYRNRGLPPGPIGNPGRASVEAALEPAKVPYLYFVSIDDRRHQFSATLEEHNHAVARYRQSRGRPGAL
- a CDS encoding lysophospholipid acyltransferase family protein gives rise to the protein MSQTHGQTPSTSPSAPVAPPEALPALYAGLRYLLRPMLRRFFDFRVAGLEHIPRSGPFIVAANHVNYLDGVLLGVALPRKIVFLVMPRVYRATPLHPYFHRHVGSIPIELARPDPGAIRRALRVLERGGVVGIFPEGPFSRNGGLVRGQAGVALVALRAGVPVVPAAITGTFQALAARPWHIPRPVPLRVRFGRALRFTPFTRPRLTQTVREDVTSRIMAEIAALLADEQRGLGRVPGPVGAP
- the argH gene encoding argininosuccinate lyase, with the translated sequence MTAAGPPGTPWGGRFTAPPDATAQVFTASLPFDHRLWSVDIQGSEAWARALAQGGVLSAVELERILDGLAAVRSELAAGTFPFRLELEDIHMNIERRLTEKIGPVGGKLHTGRSRNDQIALDMRLWLRSEIDAIQGALRDLQAALLTQAEQHRDCPMPGYTHLQRAQPILVAHHLLAYVFMLQRDRGRYADTRRRLDVLPLGAGALAGTTVPVDRHALARDLGFAAPSPNSMDAVSDRDFALEFLAASAILAMHLSRLCEEIVLWASAEFGFVDLPDAYATGSSIMPQKKNPDIAELVRGKTGRVYGNLMRLLTVMKGLPLAYHSDMQEDKEGFFDAADTVRACLGILAPLVHALRFRRERLRALAGEGYSTATDLADYLVRKGVPFREAHEVVGKAVALALERGIGLHELPLGELHTLSPLFEVDFREAVSVEASLAARRAYGGTAPAAVERELVEARSLVEAP